The following is a genomic window from Bacteroidales bacterium.
TATCTCAGCATAGGCTGCGAACCTTGTACAAGGGCAATTAAACCGGGAGAAGATTTTCGTGCTGGCAGATGGTGGTGGGAAAATGAAGGACCAAAAGAATGCGGGTGTCATGTAAAATAAATCTAAATGAAAAATCATATACAAATCAGCGATGAACATCTGAAGGAACTCGAGAATGAAGCCATTTTCGTTATGAGGGAGGTCGCTGCACAATTCGAGAACAAAGTGCTTCTTTTCTCAGGCGGAAAAGACTCGATCGTACTTGTTCATCTGGCAAGGAAAGCTTTCTGGCCTGCAAAAATTCCATTCAGTCTGATGCATATCGATACAGGTCATAATTTTGAGGAAACATTAAAATTCCGCGATGACCTTGCAGCTGAGTTCGGCGCTGAACTCATTGTTAAGAAAGTTCAGGATTCCATTGATAATGGCAGAGTTACTGAAGAACAGGGCATAAATGCAAGCCGTAATAAAGCACAATCAGTTACTCTGCTTGATGCTATTGAAGAGCTTAAAATCGACGTTGCAATTGGCGGAGGCCGTCGTGATGAAGAAAAAGCAAGGGCAAAAGAACGTTTCTTTTCACACAGAAACGAGTTTGGCCAGTGGGACCCGAAAAATCAGCGTCCCGAATTATGGAATATCTTCAACGGAAGAAAACATATGGGAGAACACTTCAGGGTGTTCCCTATAAGCAACTGGACAGAACTTGACGTATGGCAATATATTCTGAATGAGAACATTAAACTTCCTGAACTTTACTACACTCATAAACGCAAGATCTTCGAACGCAACGGGACATATCTTGCCTGGGCGCCTTTTATGCAGCTCAAACCAAACGAAAAAGTCTTTGAGACAGATGTAAGGTGCCGTACTATCGGTGACATAACCTGTACTGGCGTAACTCTTTCTAAAGCAGACACTCTTGAAGAGATCATTGCGGAGATAGCTGCCACCAGGGTAACAGAAAGAGGCGGCAGATATGACGATAAAAGGTCGGAGGCTGCTATGGAGGATAGGAAGAAGGAAGGGTACTTTTAAAAACGGCAAACGACAAACGACACACGACAAACGGTACAAGCCATTTCAATGTCAAACATTTTTCCATGCGTCGTTAGTCGTGAGTCGTGCGTCCTAAGTAATTTTAAATAAATAGTAAGATTTTTGATTATGACAATCAACGGTAAAAGCAAATATAAAAGTCTTCTGAGGTTTACAACTGCAGGCAGCGTGGATGACGGGAAGAGTACACTCATTGGAAGATTACTCTACGACAGCAAATCGATATTTGAAGATCAGATGGAGCACATTGTTGCTTCGGGAAAGAGACTTGGCAGGGAAGAGCTTGATTTGTCGCTGCTAACCGACGGACTAAGGGCTGAACGTGAACAGGGCATAACAATAGATGTAGCCTACAGATATTTTGCAACACCTGTCAGAAAGTTCATTATTGCCGATACTCCGGGTCACATTCAGTATACACGTAACATGGTAACCGGGGCAAGTACTGCAGATCTTGCGGTCCTTTTGATTGATGCCAGAAAGGGTGTTCTTGAACAGACTATCAGACATTCATACATTGCCTCTCTGCTTGATATCAGGCACATAATTTTCTGTATCAACAAGATGGACATGGTAAACTGGTCAGAGGAAGTTTTTTCCGGCATACAGAAAGAACTATCACATCTTGTCAGAAAACTAAACATCCACGACGCACATTATATTCCGATAAGTGCAAAATATGGCGATAATGTTGTTGACAGATCAGAAAACCTTACTTGGTACAAGGGAAAGACTTTTCTCAATCTGATAGAAACAATCGAAATAGAAAAAGACAAGAACTCTGATACCCCAAGATTCCCTGTGCAGACTATAATTCGTCCGCATACAGCTGAATTTCATGACTACAGAGGTTATGCAGGACGTGTTGCAGGCGGAGTATTCAGACCTGGAGATGAAGTAACAGTATTACCATCGATGCATAAATCAAAAATAAAAAGTATTGATGTGCTCGGGAAAACACTCTCCGAGAGTATTGCCGGCGATTCAATTGCGATTTCACTCGAAGATCAGATCGATATCAGTCGTGGCGACATGCTCGTTTCAAATAATGATATACCAGTGATCAGTCAGGATATTAATCTGATGATATGCTGGTTTAATGAGCGTCCGATGAAAGTCGGAGGCAAATACCTCGTACGGATCAACAGCAACGAGGCCGGATGTATTATTAAATCCGTCAGCTACAGAATGAATATTAATACACTTGAGCAGGATATCGAAAACCGATGTGTCAACATGAACGATATTGCACAGATTACAATAAGAACTTCAAAACCACTCTTTTTTGACAGTTACCGTAAAAACAATATCACCGGCAGTATGATATTTGTTGATGAAGGAACAAATGAAACTGTTGCCGCAGGTATGATTGTCTGAATATTCTTAAGCTTATCTCAGGTTATTGTTAAAAATTGAACAATTAGTGTAATACAAATGTTTAAATTTGTGTTACACTAATCAATATTATTTAACAGATGAAATTTGAGACTAAAGCTATCTGGATCGGACAGGAAGCTGATGAAGCTACAGGGGCAACAATAGTTCCTATCTATCAGACATCAACTTTTACACAGGAGGAGGTAAACAAGCACAAAGGATATGAGTATTCACGGGTTGCAAATCCGACCCGGTCTGCCCTCGATAAGTGCATTGCAGCACTTGAGGAAGGCAAATATGGACTGACTTTTTCATCCGGACTGGCAGCGGAGCATGCGATATTCACAATACTCCGACCCGGTGATCATGTAATTGTTCCTGAAGACATGTACGGGGGGACATACAGATTGATTAAAGAATTTCTGGAACCAATAAACATAACCTTCACATTTACTGATTTTACTGATCTGAAAGCAATTAAAGCTGCTTTTCAGCCTTCAACAAAAATGGTCTGGATCGAAACACCTACAAACCCTACTCTGAAGATCTTTGATATTAAGGAGATTTCATTGCTCAGCCATAAGAATAAGGCAATTTCTGTTGTTGACAATACGTTTGCTTCACCATATTTTCAGAAGCCGCTGCTTCTCGGTGCAGATATTGTTGTTCACAGTACAACCAAATATATAAACGGTCATTCTGATATCATAGGAGGAGCAGTAATATTGAATAATGAAGAGCTTTACAAAAAGATACTTCTGGCTCAGAAATCAATCGGTGCAGTTCCCTCGCCTTTCGATTCCTGGCTTATTCTCAGAGGATTGAAAACGCTTGCAATAAGGATGCAGCAGCATGAGAAGAATGCTTTTGAGGTGGCAAAGTATCTTGAAAAACACCCTAATGTTGAAAAAGTATTTTTCCCGGGTTTTGAAAGCCATCCCGGTCATGATATAGCGAAGAAGCAGATGTCGGGCTATGGAGGAGTTGTCTCGTTCAGGATCAAAGGCGGACTTAAGGAAGCCAACGCTTTTTTCAGAAAACTGAAAATATTTCAGCTTGCCGATAGTCTGGGAGGTGTTGAATCACTGGCGAACTATTCTGCCATGATGACCCACGATTATTTCCCGGCTGAGCTAAGAAAAAAGATAGGGGTCACTGATAACCTGATTCGTCTTTCTGTCGGGATTGAACATATTGACGACTTACTTGATGACCTTAAAAAAGCACTTAAAGTATAAGAAAGTGAATATACCGGATAAAAAAGGTGTAGAGATTGCTGTCAAAAAGGTCTTTAAAATATTGTTCCCGAATAATGAAAAACTTACAGGTAACGAGTTAGATCTTTCAGGCAGCTCTGTAAGAGAACAACTTAATAATGTATTTAATACAGTTACTCCTCAGAACGAAGATCTCACTCAAAACTTTATTGACAGACTTCCTTCAATTAAGAGATTGCTTATCGAAGATGCACGTTTCATTCTGGAATCAGATCCTGCAGCTAAAAGTCTGATTGAAGTAATTGCTATATATCCGGGATTCTTCGCAATATACTGTTACCGCATAGCCCATTCAATTGATCAGCTTTCAGTTCCGCTCCTGCCCAGGATGATAACAGAATATGCCCATAAAACAACGGGCATTGACATTCACCCGGGAGCAACGATTGGAAGCCCTTTTTCAATCGACCATGGAACCGGCATAGTTATCGGTGAGACGGCAATCATTGGCAACTATGTGAAACTCTACCAGGGAGTTACGCTTGGTGCACTTAGCGTAGATAAAAGTAAAGCATCGAAGAAGAGGCATCCGACAATTGAAGACAATGTAATTCTGTATGCCGGCTGCACAATACTTGGAGGGACAACCACTGTTGGCAGAAACAGCATTATAGGAGGCAATGTGTGGCTTACAGAAAGCATTGCTCCCTTCTCAGTTGTTTATCATAAAAGTGAAATAGTTGTGAGGGATCAGAATAATTACCACGAGCCCCTGAATTTTATAATTTAAGTCAATAATTAAATATTATCATGAGAGCAAACTCAATTCTTGAGACTATAGGAAATACACCGCATTTGAAAATAAACAGGTTGTTTGGAAGTGAACATTCTGTATGGATCAAACTTGAAAAGATAAACCCCGGGGCCAGTATTAAAGACCGTATTGCACTCTCAATGATTGATGATGCAGAAAAAAGAGGTATCCTCAAACCAACGAGTGTAATAATTGAACCGACCTCCGGCAACACCGGAATAGGCCTTGCAATAGTTGCAGCAGTAAAAGGCTACAAACTTATCCTCGTTATGCCTGAATCGATGTCGCTTGAGCGCAGGAAAATAATGAGCTCCTACGGAGCTGAATTTGTACTTACTCCGAGGGAAAAAGGAATGAAAGGTGCTATAGAAAGAGCCCGTGAACTTGTTAATGAAACACCTGATTCATGGATGCCTATGCAGTTTGATAATCCGGCAAATGCCGAAATTCACAGGAAAACCACTGCCCTTGAAATAATAAATGATTTCCCTGACGGTATTGATTATCTGATAACCGGAGTTGGAACGGGCGGACACATAACAGGTTGTGCTGAAGCTCTTAAGAAACAGTTCCCGAAACTCAGGGTATTTGCAGTAGAGCCCGAATTATCTCCTGTGCTAAGCGGGGGAGCTCCGGGTCCTCATCCTATTCAGGGAATCGGAGCCGGATTCGTGCCATCAATACTGAATACAAAAATTCTCGATGGTATTATAAAGGTAAGCAAAGAAGAGGCTTATAATTTTGCCAGGAGAGCTGCTAAAGAAGAGGGACTCTTCATCGGAATATCCTCAGGGGCATCGCTTGCAGCAGTAGATCAGAAACTTAAAGAGATACCAAAGGGATCAACAATACTCACGTTCGCATACGATACAGGAGAGAGATATTTATCCACGGAAGGGCTTTTCTGAGTTTTTTTTACAGATTTTTAAGTTTAAATTAGTGCCCTTAAAATAGCATCTATGCCAATTACAATTCCTGATAATCTGCCTGCAATCACAATACTCAAAAATGAGAATATTTTCATAATGGGTGAGCAGCGTGCTGCACATCAGGATATCAGGCCTCTGCGAATTGCCCTCTGTAATCTTATGCCGCTTAAAATAGTTACGGAGACTGACTTCATAAGAGTTCTCTCAAATAGTCCGCTTCAGATTGAGCTCGACTTTTTCTATATGGATAAGCACGACTCAAAGAATACATCAAAAGAACATCTTAATATTTTCTATAAGACCTTCGATCAGATAAAAACGAACCGGTATGATGGGTTAATCATAACAGGGGCTCCTGTGGAAAACCTTGAATTTGAAGAAGTTGATTATTGGGAAGATCTGACAAAAGTGCTTGACTGGAGTAAAATAAATGTAACAAATACACTTCATATCTGCTGGGGAGCACAGGCCGGACTTTACCATCATTATGGCATAAGAAAATTCCCCTTGCAACAAAAACTTTTTGGTGTATTTGATCATAATATTTCAGATCACAAAATGCCCCTGTTCAGAGGATTTGATGACACTTTTGCAACTCCGCACTCACGCTATACTGAGAACAGAGTTGAAGATATAAGGAATCATTCTGATTTAGTGCTGGCTGCATGGTCGGAAAAAGCAGGAGTTCATGTTGTTATCTCAAAAAACAACAGACAGATTTTCGTTACCGGTCATTTTGAGTATAATCTAAATACTCTAAAAGATGAATTTGAACGGGACCGGAAAAAGGGATTAATAATTGATCTTCCTGAGAATTACTACCCTGAAAACAATCCCGATAACAAACCACTTGTCAAGTGGAGGGCCAATGCCAACCTGTTCTTCCTTAACTGGCTTAACTATTACGTCTACCAGGAAACACCATACGACTGGATTTAATCTTCAAACAGATAAAGCTGCCTCTCTTCAGTGTCATCTGTCTCAAGATTAGAGACAGTCACACCCAGAAGCCTTATTCTCACCCCTTCCAGTTTAAGAGTCTTTCGCAATGCCGATACTTCCCTGTGAAGAGAATCAAAGTCGCGGATATAGTGCTGAAGTGTTCTGCTTCTGGTAAGCTGGGTAAAATCAGCAAATTTAACTTTCAGAGTGATAGTTCTGCCTGATGTCCCTGCATGTTCCAGCCTCTCCATTAGTTCCTTTTCGACCTTATATAGTTCCGCAATTATTTCAAAGCTGGTTGTCAGATCTTTCTCATATGTAAGTTCTGTTCCAACCGATTTCCTCTCCTGATCAGGTTCCACGGGCCGGTCGTCCTTACCCCTAACAATATCATAGAAAAAGACACCTGCCTTTCCAAAGTTCCTCACAAGTGAAACCATATCCCATTTCTTAAGGTCTGATCCCTTGTGGATACCAAGCTGATGCATCTTCTGGGCAGTTACCTTGCCAATCCCAAAAAATTTCTCAACAGGCAGCTCTTCTATGAATTTTTCTGCTTCCTCCGGTTTTATTACAAATAGACCATCAGGCTTGTTTATGTCGGAGGCGATTTTTGCAAGGAACTTATTCACTGAAATTCCTGCTGACGCTGTTAGTCCGGTTTTTCGTGTTATTTCACATCGTATCTTCTTGGCAATAAGTGTGGCAGATCCTATGTTCTGCTTATCATTTGTAACATCGAGAAAAGCTTCATCGAGTGAAAGCGGCTCAATAATGTCGGTATACTCCCGGAAAATCTCCATCACATTGGAGGAGACTTCATTATACCGTTCAAAATTATGTTTCACAAAGATCAGATCGGGACAGAGTCGCTTCGCAATAACGGACGGCATAGCTGACCTGACTCCGAACTTACGGGCTTCGTAACTGGCTGCAGCTACAACACTCCTCTCTCCGCTTCCGCCTACTGCTACCGGCTTACCTTTTAGCTCCGGATTATCGAGTTGTTCAACAGATGCGAAGAAGGCATCCATGTCTATATGTATGATCTTTCTCACTTATTGGCAAAACTATAAAGAAAATCCTTTGATTATTGATCAACAATGACCATCATTGCAGGATAATTAAAAACAGGCATTTTGGAAACGGGGTCGGGGAAAAAAAAGAAGCTCTTTACATTAATACTCACAACCAACAGGCAGTGGGGTTCTATACTGGTGCCATATATTATAATTGATGAATCGAACCGGGGTTATTACAAATTATCGGAATGTCTCTCTCCGTTTCCAAACATCGATACACTTGGAACTCTGACTTCAGAAGAGAGAGAGGTAGTAAAAATCATTAATGAGTACTCAGACCGTAATCTTTTTAAGCTTTTTTCCAAAGATAAAACTGTAAAGGATTTCATTGAAAAGGTTACTCCTGAAAAAATTGAGTCGTTTATCAGGCCATATATTGAAAGAAGGATTTATAAATGTCTTACTATTTCGCGCGATGAAAATATACCGGTCTGTTATCAAAAGACAAAAACAGCAACACTTCATACCGAGGACAGGCTCGTTCTGAGTGCTGACTTTGCTTCACCGGTATTCAGATTCACAAGGGACGAGGAACAGACTACATACAATCTCAGCCTCGATGCCGGGGGAAAAAAGCTGGATATGAAAAAATGCCAGATCGACATATTATGCATGTCGCCATGCCT
Proteins encoded in this region:
- the cysK gene encoding cysteine synthase A, translated to MRANSILETIGNTPHLKINRLFGSEHSVWIKLEKINPGASIKDRIALSMIDDAEKRGILKPTSVIIEPTSGNTGIGLAIVAAVKGYKLILVMPESMSLERRKIMSSYGAEFVLTPREKGMKGAIERARELVNETPDSWMPMQFDNPANAEIHRKTTALEIINDFPDGIDYLITGVGTGGHITGCAEALKKQFPKLRVFAVEPELSPVLSGGAPGPHPIQGIGAGFVPSILNTKILDGIIKVSKEEAYNFARRAAKEEGLFIGISSGASLAAVDQKLKEIPKGSTILTFAYDTGERYLSTEGLF
- a CDS encoding cystathionine gamma-synthase, producing MKFETKAIWIGQEADEATGATIVPIYQTSTFTQEEVNKHKGYEYSRVANPTRSALDKCIAALEEGKYGLTFSSGLAAEHAIFTILRPGDHVIVPEDMYGGTYRLIKEFLEPINITFTFTDFTDLKAIKAAFQPSTKMVWIETPTNPTLKIFDIKEISLLSHKNKAISVVDNTFASPYFQKPLLLGADIVVHSTTKYINGHSDIIGGAVILNNEELYKKILLAQKSIGAVPSPFDSWLILRGLKTLAIRMQQHEKNAFEVAKYLEKHPNVEKVFFPGFESHPGHDIAKKQMSGYGGVVSFRIKGGLKEANAFFRKLKIFQLADSLGGVESLANYSAMMTHDYFPAELRKKIGVTDNLIRLSVGIEHIDDLLDDLKKALKV
- the dinB gene encoding DNA polymerase IV, with the translated sequence MDAFFASVEQLDNPELKGKPVAVGGSGERSVVAAASYEARKFGVRSAMPSVIAKRLCPDLIFVKHNFERYNEVSSNVMEIFREYTDIIEPLSLDEAFLDVTNDKQNIGSATLIAKKIRCEITRKTGLTASAGISVNKFLAKIASDINKPDGLFVIKPEEAEKFIEELPVEKFFGIGKVTAQKMHQLGIHKGSDLKKWDMVSLVRNFGKAGVFFYDIVRGKDDRPVEPDQERKSVGTELTYEKDLTTSFEIIAELYKVEKELMERLEHAGTSGRTITLKVKFADFTQLTRSRTLQHYIRDFDSLHREVSALRKTLKLEGVRIRLLGVTVSNLETDDTEERQLYLFED
- the metA gene encoding homoserine O-succinyltransferase, with product MPITIPDNLPAITILKNENIFIMGEQRAAHQDIRPLRIALCNLMPLKIVTETDFIRVLSNSPLQIELDFFYMDKHDSKNTSKEHLNIFYKTFDQIKTNRYDGLIITGAPVENLEFEEVDYWEDLTKVLDWSKINVTNTLHICWGAQAGLYHHYGIRKFPLQQKLFGVFDHNISDHKMPLFRGFDDTFATPHSRYTENRVEDIRNHSDLVLAAWSEKAGVHVVISKNNRQIFVTGHFEYNLNTLKDEFERDRKKGLIIDLPENYYPENNPDNKPLVKWRANANLFFLNWLNYYVYQETPYDWI
- a CDS encoding GTP-binding protein, with protein sequence MTINGKSKYKSLLRFTTAGSVDDGKSTLIGRLLYDSKSIFEDQMEHIVASGKRLGREELDLSLLTDGLRAEREQGITIDVAYRYFATPVRKFIIADTPGHIQYTRNMVTGASTADLAVLLIDARKGVLEQTIRHSYIASLLDIRHIIFCINKMDMVNWSEEVFSGIQKELSHLVRKLNIHDAHYIPISAKYGDNVVDRSENLTWYKGKTFLNLIETIEIEKDKNSDTPRFPVQTIIRPHTAEFHDYRGYAGRVAGGVFRPGDEVTVLPSMHKSKIKSIDVLGKTLSESIAGDSIAISLEDQIDISRGDMLVSNNDIPVISQDINLMICWFNERPMKVGGKYLVRINSNEAGCIIKSVSYRMNINTLEQDIENRCVNMNDIAQITIRTSKPLFFDSYRKNNITGSMIFVDEGTNETVAAGMIV
- the cysD gene encoding sulfate adenylyltransferase subunit CysD; the protein is MKNHIQISDEHLKELENEAIFVMREVAAQFENKVLLFSGGKDSIVLVHLARKAFWPAKIPFSLMHIDTGHNFEETLKFRDDLAAEFGAELIVKKVQDSIDNGRVTEEQGINASRNKAQSVTLLDAIEELKIDVAIGGGRRDEEKARAKERFFSHRNEFGQWDPKNQRPELWNIFNGRKHMGEHFRVFPISNWTELDVWQYILNENIKLPELYYTHKRKIFERNGTYLAWAPFMQLKPNEKVFETDVRCRTIGDITCTGVTLSKADTLEEIIAEIAATRVTERGGRYDDKRSEAAMEDRKKEGYF
- a CDS encoding serine acetyltransferase gives rise to the protein MTLKKHLKYKKVNIPDKKGVEIAVKKVFKILFPNNEKLTGNELDLSGSSVREQLNNVFNTVTPQNEDLTQNFIDRLPSIKRLLIEDARFILESDPAAKSLIEVIAIYPGFFAIYCYRIAHSIDQLSVPLLPRMITEYAHKTTGIDIHPGATIGSPFSIDHGTGIVIGETAIIGNYVKLYQGVTLGALSVDKSKASKKRHPTIEDNVILYAGCTILGGTTTVGRNSIIGGNVWLTESIAPFSVVYHKSEIVVRDQNNYHEPLNFII